The following DNA comes from Streptomyces sp. NBC_00273.
CAGCTTCTTGTTCCGGATGACGGGCAGCCGGCGGATCTGGTGGCTCTGCATCTCCTCCAGCACGTCACCGACGTCCGCGCCCGCGTCGATCCAGCGCGGGGTGCCCTGGGCCATGTCACCGCAGGTGACCTTGGCCGGGTCGTGGCCCTTCGCCACACAGTTCACGACGATGTCGCGGTCGGTGATGATGCCGCACAGCCGCTCCTCGGCGTCGCTGATGGGCAGGGCACCCACATTGAGCCGGGCCATCAGCTGGGCGGCCCGGTCGAGGGTCTCGGTGGCGGGAATCCACTGGGCCCCGGGGTGCATGATCTCTGCGGCAGTGGTCATCGCTGAACCTCCTGAGCACACCGTTCGACACCGGGCGCGGACGCGTCCGGTGCGGCGCGGT
Coding sequences within:
- a CDS encoding CBS domain-containing protein, with protein sequence MTTAAEIMHPGAQWIPATETLDRAAQLMARLNVGALPISDAEERLCGIITDRDIVVNCVAKGHDPAKVTCGDMAQGTPRWIDAGADVGDVLEEMQSHQIRRLPVIRNKKLVGMISEADLAQHLSDDQMATFVEKVYARV